The Blautia luti nucleotide sequence GGAAACTTAAGTTACCGTCTGAAACCTGAAGAAGTAGAGATGATCAAGCCCCGTCTGAATGCACCTGGAGAATGGACACCTATCGGAGTAGAAGTTCCGGGACTTGCAGGAGAATTTTTCCTGGTAACAGGAAGCGGTAAATATTTCAGAAACATTATCGTAGACCCGGAAGTATGTCTGGCGATCATTGAACTGGATGAAACAGGAACCAATTACAGGATCCGTTGGGGACTGGTAGAAGGGGGAAGACCTACCAGCGAACTTCCCACACATCTGATGAACCACGAAGTAAAGAAGAAACTTACCAACGGCAGACACCGTGTTATCTACCATGCCCATACCACCAATACCATTGCGCTGACTTTCGTACTTCCACTGGATGATAAAGTCTTTACCAGAGAACTCTGGGAATCAGCCACAGAATGCCCGGTAGTATTCCCGGACGGTGTAGGTGTAGTTGGCTGGATGGTACCTGGCGGCAGGGAGATTGCTGTAAAAACAGCAGAACTGATGAAGAAATATGATGTGGTGATCTGGGCTCATCACGGAATGTTCTGTTCCGGAGAGGATTTCGATCTGACCTTCGGCCTGCTCCACACAGTAGAGAAATCCGCAGAGATTCTGGTAAAGATCCTGTCCATGACTCCACGCAAACTCCAGACCATCACACCGGATAATTTCCGCGCTCTGGCGAAAGACTTCAAAGTCAGCCTTCCGGAAGAATTCCTGTATGAGAAAGAATGATCAGATCGAAATATAAGTATAAAATATAGCTCACTGAGAACACATCCATATTTCAGGACTGAAGAAGCGACTGTATGGTATATTCATGCAGCGCTTCTTTTTTCTGCCTGTCAATCTGCAGATAACGGGAATACAGAACATCCAGCATCAGCAGGATAGGAAACTGCGGAGAAATGATGTTCCCACGCTCCAGATGTTCTTTACTGGCGAAGATCAGGGTTTCATCGCAGAATTCCTGGTATCCTTTGTCCTGTCTGGCAGTCATAAGAATAGTACAGGCGCCCTGCTTTTTCGCAGCACGAAGAGAAGAAATGATCTCTGCAGTTTCGCCGCTGACACTGATGGCAATAACCAGGCAGTCTTTTCCCAGAATAACAGAATTCATCTTCATCACGTGGCTGTCTGTAACTGCTTCAATATTCAATCCGATACGCATGAAACGCAGCTGCATCTCCTGTGCCACCAGCCCGGAACTGCCTCGCCCGTACACATATACTCGTGGCATGGAAACCAGAAGATTCACGATCCGGGTGATCTGACTGTTGTCCAGAAGCGCGTTGCTCTTGTTCAGAAGTTCCTGGTAAGTATTGAATTCCTGAATATCGAAATCAGAAACCGTTTCCTCTTCATCCGGTTTCAGGATCTGCTTGTATTCATAGATAAATTCCCGGTATCCGTGAAAGCCACATTTCTGCGCGAAACGTGACAGAGATGCCTCAGATACGAAAAGCTGTGAAGCGATGGTACGTGAAGAAAAATCCTGTTCCTCTGTATTATGGATAAAAAAATCCCCAATGGTTCGTTCAAGGGGTGTAAATGTATGGTAATAAGATTCGATCAAAGGGATAATATTATGTCTGGCAGATGTCATAAGGCTCCTCCTGAAAAATATGTCCGGCTCAGACAGCCGTGTTCTGGTTAAAGTATACCACCCGATGGGCTCTGGTTTCAATATAGGAATGTAAATAATTTCAAATAATATAAAATATGTGAAAGAAATTTCAAAAACAACATAAAACCAGTTGAAAACAGGGATTTGTAAGGAAAACACTGAAAGAAGATTCTAAACCAGACTGCTTTATTGAAAATAAAATCAACAGGAATTATAATGAACTCACGAAACAAGATCAGCAGCTGACACTGCTGTAAAAAGATATAGAAAATTACAAAAACAGGAGAATAAATATGACTATTTATGAAGGAAAAGATTATCAGGATGTAAGCAGAAAAGCAGCCAATATCATGTCTGCACAGATCATTATGAAACCAAGAGCAGTTCTGGGACTGGCTACAGGTTCCACACCGGTGGGAATGTACAAACAGCTCATCGAATGGTATAAAAAAGGTGACCTGGATTTCTCACAGGTTACCTCTGTAAACCTGGATGAGTACAAAGGTTTATCCGGAGACAACGACCAGAGTTACCGATACTTTATGAACCATAACCTGTTCGATCATGTAAATATTGATAAAGCCAGAACCTACGTCCCCAATGGCCTGGAAGAAGACAGTGAAAAAGCCTGCGCAGAATACAACGAAATCATCCGCAGTGTAGGCGGCATTGACATGCAGCTTCTGGGAATTGGTGGTAACGGACACATTGGTTTCAACGAACCAGGAGAAGCATTTGAAAAAGAAACCCACTGTGTAAATCTGACAGAAAGCACCATCAAAGCCAATGCCAGATTCTTCGAAAACATGGACGAAGTGCCGAAACAGGCGTATACTATGGGTATCAAAAGTATTATGTCAGCAAAAAAGATCCTTCTGATCGCCACAGGTGCAGCGAAAGCAGATGCTCTTTATAAATCCCTGTATGGACCGATCACTCCGAATGTTCCTGCATCTATCCTGCAGCTCCATCCGGATGTAACCGTAGTGGCAGACGAAGAAGCATTAAGCCTGATCAGAGCGAAGGGGCTGTAAAAGGAGTGTAGATTTTCATGATTATCACAAATGGTAAGGTCTTCCAGGAAGACGGAAGTTATAAAGTAATGGATCTGTATGTGGAGAACGGCAGACTGGTATCTTCACCGGAAGAAGTAACGGACAAAACACAGCTTGATGCAGCAGGGCTTAAAGTTCTTCCGGGACTGGTGGATATCCACAGCCACGGTGCGAAGAGACATGATTTCTCAGATGCAGACACTGGCGGACTGAAAGTGATCCTTCAGTATGAGAAATCACAGGGCGTGACTTCCTACTGCCCTACATCCATGACTCTTCCGAAAGAAGAACTTCTGGCTATTTTCCAGACAGCAGCAGATGTAGAACAGGATGACACCTGTGCCCATATCGTAGGTATCAATATGGAGGGACCTTTCCTGGATCCTGCGAAAAAAGGCGCTCATGTGGAAGGATATATCCGCAAACCGGATGTAGAATTTTTCCGCGAATGCAATAAGGCAGCCAATGGCATGATAAAAGTAGTAACTCTGGCTCCCAACATGGAGGGCGCAGAAGAATTTATCAAAGAACTGCACGACGAAGTAGTGATCTCCCTGGGGCATACAGGTGCTGATTATGACTGCGCGGCGAAAGCCATGAAAGAGGGTGCTCTTCATGTAACCCATCTTTATAATGCCATGAATCCTATGGGACACCGTGCACCGGGAATGATCGGTGCAGCAGCAGACAATGAAGAATGTATGGTGGAACTGATCGGTGACGGAATCCATATCCATCCGGTCACAGTCCGCAACACATTCCGCCTGTTCGGACCGGAGAGAGTGGTTCTCATCAGTGATTCCATGATGGCCACAGGTATGGAAAACGGTACCTATGAACTGGGCGGACAGGAAGTAACCATGAAAGACCGTAAGGCTACTCTGGCAGACGGAACCATCGCAGGCTCTGCTACCAATCTTTTCGAGTGCATGAAGTGTGTGATCTCCATGGGAGTTCCGGAAGGGGAAGCAATCCTGGCAGCTACCAGAAACCCGGCGAAGAGCATCGGTATTTATGAGGAAACAGGTTCTCTTACACCTGGAAAAAGAGCAGATATCGTGCTTGCAGACGATAATCTGAATATTGTAAAAGTCCTTTAAATGGATCACATATCATACATAGAATCGGGCGTGTAACAACGCCCGATTTTTAACCAAATCAAGCCGAGGAGAAAATTCTATGAAAATAAAATTTCAGGGAACTGCGCAGGACATTGCACAGATCGAAGAAGGAACCTGCCTGATGCTGCAGGACTCGGTTCTTCACAGCTGCCTGTCAGGGAAAGACAGCATGACAGCAGAACTGAAAGTAACCTTTACAGACGCTCCGGATCTTACTGTAAAGAGAACCGGCACACAGGCAGAGATCACCTGCCAGAAACCGTCCCATTATTACCGTGGACTTACCTGGCTTCTGCACAATCTGGATCAGGAAACATATGAAAAAAGGGAAACTGCGTATTTCCCACGAAACGGTCTGATGCTGGACTGCTCCCGCAACAGCGTCTTCACTGTGGAGAAAGTGAAATCCATGATCCGCATCCTGGCACGCATGGGAATGAATGTGCTGATGCTTTACACAGAGGACACTTACGAGGTAAAAGACGAACCGTATTTCGGAGCTTACAGAGGCAGATACAGCGCAGCGGAAATCCGTGAAATGGATGATTATGCGCAGAAATTCGGAGTAGAACTGGTTCCCTGTATCCAGACTCTGGCCCATCTCCACAATGCCCTGAAATGGCCTGGTGGGGAGAAGATCAAAGACACTGCCGACATCCTTCAGGTAGGAAAGGAAGAAACCTATCAGTTCATCGAAAGGATGCTGAAATCTGTAAAAGAAGCTTTTCATACTGATCGCGTTCATCTGGGAATGGATGAGGCAGTGCAGCTTGGACTGGGAAATTATCTGCAGGAAAACGGATACAAAAAGAGTTCCACGCTGATCCGGGAACACTGTGACAGAGTACTGGCAATCTGTAAAAAACTTGACCTGAAACCAATGATGTGGAGCGATATGTACATCACATCCAACACAGGCGGCGGATACTATGAAGTACCGGAAAATGCAGACTGCAGTACTTGGGAAAAACCAGATCCGGATCTTGGAATGGTGTACTGGGATTACTACAATGCAGATCCGAAAGTGTACGAAAAAATGCTCCGGGTTCATGAACAGCTTTCTCCAAACACCGTTTTCGCCGGAGGCTGCTGGATCTGGAATGGCATTGCGCCAAACTATTCCAGAAGCTACGTATGTACGAAAGCAGCACTGCAGGTATGTAAGAAATACCAGGTACAGGAAGTACTTTGCACTGCATGGCAGGACAATGGTACAGAGACACCGGTGGACACCATTCTTCCGGGTGCAGCTCTGTTTGCACATCTGGGATTTCATAAAGATTTCGACCAGAAAGCTCTGGAAGAGGAATTTGCCAATGCCACAGGTGGAAATCTGGAGAACTTCCTGAAACTGGATCGTTTTGACCGGCTGTTTCTGGGAGAGAAGGACAATCTGGCATCCGAGAATCCTTCGAAATATCTCCTGTATCAGGATGCACTTCTGGGAATTTTTGACTATCATCTGCAGGGAAAAGATGCTGCAGGATACTACCGGAGACTGGCACAGGAACTGGAAGGCTGTGTGCTGGAAGCAGGCTGCTACACCAGGTTATTTGCCTATTACCACTGTCTGGCACAGGTGCTCTCCGAGAAAGCAGATCTGGGAGTAAAGATCAAAGCTGCCTATGATGCACATGATCTGTCCACATTGCAGAGCATCAGTGAGGAAAAAATCCCACATATCATCACTCAGATGTGGAAACTGAAAGATCTCAGAGAGGATCTGTGGATGGAAGACGGGAAACCATTCGGATACGAACTCATCGATCTTCGTCTGGGTGGGGTGCTCACACGCCTTGAAAGCTGCAGCCGAAGACTGGAGAAATATATGCAGGGAGCTCTTCCGAAACTGGAAGAATTGGAAGGGGAAAGACTTCCCTATTTCGGCGAAGGAGAAACAGCTATCGAAAACAGATGGCAGAGAGCCATCAGCGGAGCTGATCTGACAGATACCATCTGATCATATAATTTATGTAACGAAGCGCAGGCATACCGCAGACCCGGACAGGGTGCACAATGGCCTGCGCTTCTTGTCAATTATGCAGGGGTATGATATATTTGAAAATAGATATATTTGAAAAGACGAAAGGACGGAACCAACAATGAAATTACTGATCGTACGTCACGGAGATCCGGATTATACCATTGATTCACTGACAGAAAAAGGCTGGAGAGAGGCCAGGTATCTCGCACAGAAACTGTCGAAGCTGGAGATAAAAGATTTCTATGTTTCTCCTCTGGGAAGAGCAAAAGATACAGCCTCCTGCACCCTGAAAAAAATGAACCGCACAGCCACAGAATGTGACTGGCTGAAAGAATTTGACGTATTTATCAACCGGCCGGATGTGACAGACCGTAAGATCATTCCATGGGACTGGCTTCCCCAGGACTGGACAATGGACGAGAGATTCTATCAGTATGACCACTGGTTTGAGAACGAAAGAATACAGGATTCTGATGTAAAAGAGTATTATGATCATGTAACAGGGAAGTTTGATGAAGTCCTGGCTAAACATGGATATGTACGGGAAGGACACTATTACAGGGTGGAGAAAGAAAACGAAGATACACTGGTATTTTTCTGCCATTTCGGTCTGGAATGTGTGCTGGTCAGCCACCTTCTCAGTGTTTCACCTATGGTATTGTGGCATGGAGCATGTGCGGCACCAAGTTCTGTGACGACCTTTCATACAGAAGAGAGAAGACAGGGGATCGCCAGCTTCCGTATGAGTTCTTTCGGAGATATTTCACATCTGTATGCCAACGATGAACCGCCGGCATTTGCTGCCAGATTCTGTGAAACATACAGCAATGATAAACAGCGTCATGATTGATCATGGCAGCAGAAAGAGGAAAAAATATTGATATCGAAGACAATGAAAACTGTTTTACACGCACTTTCTTATGGAAATATAGAGGTGGATTCTTCCAGAAAACTGGCTGATCTTAAGCAGTTGGATGCAACCCGGATTTTTTTGAAAAAGCTGGATGCCAGGGTATATAATGGAGATCATGAAGTACCTGTACGCCTGTATTTCCCCACAGAAGAAGCCATGGAGGCAGGAATTGCAGAGGGAACTACCTTTCCTGTACTTCTGTTTTTCCATGGAGGCGGATGGGTGACAGAGAGTGTGGAAAATTATGACCGTGTGTGTTCCAGAATGGCACAGGCTACCGCCCATATCGTAGTATCTGTGGAATACAGACTGGCACCGGAGCATAAATTTCCGATACCGCTGGAAGACTGTTATGCAGCTGCGAAAGCACTTTATACCAACCAGCTGATCCTTCATACAGATCCGGAGAAGATTACGATCATCGGTGACAGTGCAGGTGGAAATCTCACAGCAGCAGTATGCCTGATGGCCAGAGACAGGGGAGAATTTACCCCCAGACGACAGATCCTGATCTATCCGGCAGTAGGAAACTGCTATACAGAAGAATCTCCTTACAGATCGGTGCATGAGAATGGCAGTGATTATCTGCTTACAGCAGTAAAAATGGAAGATTATCTGAACCTTTATCAGAGAACAGAGGAAGACAGAAAGAATCCGTATTTCTCTCCACTTCAGGAAAAAGATCTAAAGGATCTGCCGGAAACGCTGATCCTGACAGCGGAGTATGATCCTCTCAGAGATGAAGGAGAAGTATACGGGAGGAAGCTGGAAGCAGCAGGAAACAGGGTGGAGGTACACCGGATCCGCGGTGCATTTCATGGATTTTTTGCATTGGGGATTAAATTTCTGCATGTGCAGGAGAGTTTCAGATTTATCAATGGATTTCTGAATGACAGTTATTTACGAAACAATATACTGGCTTCTTCAGAAACGAAATAAGAAAGCAGGAGAAAGATGGAAGCAGGTTATTCAAAATGGAGAAAACTTGATAATGCAGCATTGGCTTTTCCTCTGGTTACAGGGAAAAATGACACCAGAGTTTTCAGATTTTACTGCCAGCTGAAAGAGGAGGTTGCCGGTGAAGTTCTGCAGACAGCACTGGATCAGACCATGGAGAAATATCCGCTGTTTCAGACTGTGCTGAGAAAGGGATTGTTCTGGTTTTATCTGGAGCACAGGGAACTGCGTGCCCTGGCAGTACCGGAGACAGAACCGCCCTGCAGCAGACTGTATATTCCGGACAAAAAGACCCTGCTGTTTCAGGTAAGCTATTATAAAAA carries:
- the rhaD gene encoding rhamnulose-1-phosphate aldolase; its protein translation is MKILESKFVRGFIKMADDGYQQGWHERNGGNLSYRLKPEEVEMIKPRLNAPGEWTPIGVEVPGLAGEFFLVTGSGKYFRNIIVDPEVCLAIIELDETGTNYRIRWGLVEGGRPTSELPTHLMNHEVKKKLTNGRHRVIYHAHTTNTIALTFVLPLDDKVFTRELWESATECPVVFPDGVGVVGWMVPGGREIAVKTAELMKKYDVVIWAHHGMFCSGEDFDLTFGLLHTVEKSAEILVKILSMTPRKLQTITPDNFRALAKDFKVSLPEEFLYEKE
- a CDS encoding MurR/RpiR family transcriptional regulator, coding for MTSARHNIIPLIESYYHTFTPLERTIGDFFIHNTEEQDFSSRTIASQLFVSEASLSRFAQKCGFHGYREFIYEYKQILKPDEEETVSDFDIQEFNTYQELLNKSNALLDNSQITRIVNLLVSMPRVYVYGRGSSGLVAQEMQLRFMRIGLNIEAVTDSHVMKMNSVILGKDCLVIAISVSGETAEIISSLRAAKKQGACTILMTARQDKGYQEFCDETLIFASKEHLERGNIISPQFPILLMLDVLYSRYLQIDRQKKEALHEYTIQSLLQS
- the nagB gene encoding glucosamine-6-phosphate deaminase, producing the protein MTIYEGKDYQDVSRKAANIMSAQIIMKPRAVLGLATGSTPVGMYKQLIEWYKKGDLDFSQVTSVNLDEYKGLSGDNDQSYRYFMNHNLFDHVNIDKARTYVPNGLEEDSEKACAEYNEIIRSVGGIDMQLLGIGGNGHIGFNEPGEAFEKETHCVNLTESTIKANARFFENMDEVPKQAYTMGIKSIMSAKKILLIATGAAKADALYKSLYGPITPNVPASILQLHPDVTVVADEEALSLIRAKGL
- the nagA gene encoding N-acetylglucosamine-6-phosphate deacetylase, with amino-acid sequence MIITNGKVFQEDGSYKVMDLYVENGRLVSSPEEVTDKTQLDAAGLKVLPGLVDIHSHGAKRHDFSDADTGGLKVILQYEKSQGVTSYCPTSMTLPKEELLAIFQTAADVEQDDTCAHIVGINMEGPFLDPAKKGAHVEGYIRKPDVEFFRECNKAANGMIKVVTLAPNMEGAEEFIKELHDEVVISLGHTGADYDCAAKAMKEGALHVTHLYNAMNPMGHRAPGMIGAAADNEECMVELIGDGIHIHPVTVRNTFRLFGPERVVLISDSMMATGMENGTYELGGQEVTMKDRKATLADGTIAGSATNLFECMKCVISMGVPEGEAILAATRNPAKSIGIYEETGSLTPGKRADIVLADDNLNIVKVL
- a CDS encoding beta-N-acetylhexosaminidase — translated: MKIKFQGTAQDIAQIEEGTCLMLQDSVLHSCLSGKDSMTAELKVTFTDAPDLTVKRTGTQAEITCQKPSHYYRGLTWLLHNLDQETYEKRETAYFPRNGLMLDCSRNSVFTVEKVKSMIRILARMGMNVLMLYTEDTYEVKDEPYFGAYRGRYSAAEIREMDDYAQKFGVELVPCIQTLAHLHNALKWPGGEKIKDTADILQVGKEETYQFIERMLKSVKEAFHTDRVHLGMDEAVQLGLGNYLQENGYKKSSTLIREHCDRVLAICKKLDLKPMMWSDMYITSNTGGGYYEVPENADCSTWEKPDPDLGMVYWDYYNADPKVYEKMLRVHEQLSPNTVFAGGCWIWNGIAPNYSRSYVCTKAALQVCKKYQVQEVLCTAWQDNGTETPVDTILPGAALFAHLGFHKDFDQKALEEEFANATGGNLENFLKLDRFDRLFLGEKDNLASENPSKYLLYQDALLGIFDYHLQGKDAAGYYRRLAQELEGCVLEAGCYTRLFAYYHCLAQVLSEKADLGVKIKAAYDAHDLSTLQSISEEKIPHIITQMWKLKDLREDLWMEDGKPFGYELIDLRLGGVLTRLESCSRRLEKYMQGALPKLEELEGERLPYFGEGETAIENRWQRAISGADLTDTI
- a CDS encoding histidine phosphatase family protein, whose product is MKLLIVRHGDPDYTIDSLTEKGWREARYLAQKLSKLEIKDFYVSPLGRAKDTASCTLKKMNRTATECDWLKEFDVFINRPDVTDRKIIPWDWLPQDWTMDERFYQYDHWFENERIQDSDVKEYYDHVTGKFDEVLAKHGYVREGHYYRVEKENEDTLVFFCHFGLECVLVSHLLSVSPMVLWHGACAAPSSVTTFHTEERRQGIASFRMSSFGDISHLYANDEPPAFAARFCETYSNDKQRHD
- a CDS encoding alpha/beta hydrolase, whose product is MKTVLHALSYGNIEVDSSRKLADLKQLDATRIFLKKLDARVYNGDHEVPVRLYFPTEEAMEAGIAEGTTFPVLLFFHGGGWVTESVENYDRVCSRMAQATAHIVVSVEYRLAPEHKFPIPLEDCYAAAKALYTNQLILHTDPEKITIIGDSAGGNLTAAVCLMARDRGEFTPRRQILIYPAVGNCYTEESPYRSVHENGSDYLLTAVKMEDYLNLYQRTEEDRKNPYFSPLQEKDLKDLPETLILTAEYDPLRDEGEVYGRKLEAAGNRVEVHRIRGAFHGFFALGIKFLHVQESFRFINGFLNDSYLRNNILASSETK